CGTCAAACGGGTGACGTACGTTCGACCGCATGACGCAGCGCACCACCCATGGCCGCTTTTCCCTGAATCGACTTACCAAGGTCGACGGAAAGCTGCGTCTCGGCGGCGGCCTCCTTCTTATTAACCTTGTACTTATTACCTGCGGAGGTGCGGGCTAAGGGCAAGTGTCCAGGTGAAACGAAAATAACCTGAAGACTCCTTAAGAACCCCGCACCCGGACACGGATGCGGGGTTTTTTATTGCCCGGCCCGCCTCGACAACGAGCGGAGCCAGACATGAATCCAGCACACCAGGGCAGTACACACGGCGACGTCGAAAGCGACGTAGGCCGCGTGCGTATCTTCGACACCACCTTGCGCGACGGCGAGCAGGCCCCTGGGTTTTCCATGGACCGGCGCGCCAAACTGCGCATGGCCCAAGCCCTGGAAGACCTGGGCGTCGATATCATCGAAGCGGGGTTTCCGCAGGCTTCACCCGATGATTTCGCCGCCGTCGCCGAGATCGCAAGGACACTGAAACGCCCCACGGTCGCCGCGCTGGCGCGATGCCAACCCGGTGACATCGATGCCGCCGGAAGGGCCCTGGAAGGCGCAAGGCATTCACGGATCCACCTGTTCCTGTCCACCTCTCCCCTGCACCGCGAACACAAGCTGGGGAAATCAAAGCAAGAAGTGATCGATATCGCCGCCACGGCGATCGCAAGGGCCAAGGCCCTGGCCCACGAAGTTGAATTCTCCGCCGAAGATGCCCTGCGCACCGAGCCGGATTACCTCGCCGAGATCTTCTCGGTCGCCGTTGAAGCCGGCGCCTGCGTGCTCAACGCCCCCGACACCGTCGGTTACACCACCCCCGCCGAAATCACCGAGATGTTCCGCTACCTGCAGGCGAACGTGCGCGGTGCGGATAAGGTCATCTTCTCCGCGCATTGCCACGATGACCTGGGCATGGCGGTGGCGAACAGCCTGGCCGCGATCAGCGCCGGCGCCCGCCAGGTGGAATGCACGATCAATGGCATCGGCGAGCGCGCCGGCAACGCCGCGCTGGAAGAAATCGTCATGGCGCTGCACACGCGCCGGCCGCTGTTCAAGCTCGATACCGGCATCGTCACCCAGCACCTGTACCCGACCTCGCGCCTGCTCACCGAAGTGACCGGCCAGGCCGTGCCGCGCAACAAGGCCATCGTGGGCGATAACGCCTTCGCGCACGAATCGGGCATCCACCAGCACGGCATGCTCAAGCACCGCGGCACCTACGAAATCATGAGTCCGCAGGATGTCGGCGCGAAGACCTCGCTGGTCCTCGGCAAGCATTCCGGTCGCCACGCCCTGCGCCAGCGCCTGGTCGAGCTCGAGTACGAGGTCGATGAAACCACGCTGGATACCGTCTTCGAGCGTTTCAAGGTCGTCGCCGACCGCCAGCGCTCTGTCACCAACGATGACCTCGTCGCCCTGATGGGCGCATACGAGGCTGAAAGCGAGACCGCGGCCGTCGCGGTCCAGTCCTGAAGGAGGAACCATGGAAGCCCCGACCCATCTCTGGCACAACGGCCGTATCAAGGCCTGGGCCGAAGCCACCTGCCACGTCGGCGCGCATGCGCTGCACTACGGTTCCTCGGTATTTGAAGGCATCCGCGTGTACAGCACGCCGGATGGCCCCCGTTACTTCCGCCTGGACGAGCACACCGAGCGCCTGTTCCACTCCGCGCGCGTGTACGACCTGGTGATGCCGTACGACGCTGCCACGCTGAACCGCGCCTGCCGCGAAGTCATCGTCGCGAACAACCTGCAATCCGCCTACGTGCGCCCCATCGTGTACCGCAGCGGTTTCACGTTCAGCCTGGCACCCTCGCTGGATACCGCCGTGGATGTCGCGATCATCGCGCTGCCGTGGGGCGCTTACCACGGTGCCGATGCGATCGAGAAGGGTGTGGATGTGTGCGTGTCCTCGTGGAACCGCGCGGCCCCGAACACCTTCCCGAGCGGTGCCAAGGCCGGCGGCAACTACCTCAACAGCCAGCTGATCGCCCGTGAAGCAGTGAACGGCGGCTATGCCGAAGGCATCGCACTCGGCACCGACGGCCTGCTGAGCGAAGGTGCGGGCGAGAACCTTTTCGTCGTGCGCAAGGGCGTGATCTACACGCCGCCAGCCGCCGCATCGATCCTGTGCGGCATCACCCGCGATTCAGTGCTCACCCTGGCCAAGGACCTGGGCTACGAAGTGGTCGAACAGCCGCTGCCGCGCGAGATGCTGTACTTCGCCGACGAAGTGTTCATGACGGGTACGGCCGCCGAAGTGACGGCCGTGCGCTCGGTCGATCGCAAGCCGGTCGGCAGCGGCCGCCCCGGCCCCATCACCCGCGCCCTGCAGGATGCCTTCTTCGGCCTGTTCGATGGCCGTACGGAAGATCGTTGGGGCTGGCTGTCACCGGTGGAAGAAGCCACCGCCGGGAGGGTCGCGGCATGAGTGCGCGCACCCTGTTCGACAAGCTGTGGGATGCCCACCAGGTAAAGGCCGAAACGGAAAGCACGCCGGGCGTGCTGTACATCGACCTGCACATGGTCCACGAAGTGACCTCACCGCAGGCCTTCGATGAGCTGCGCGCTCGCGGCCTGAAGGTGCGCCGCCCGGATCGCACGCTGGCCACGCTGGATCACTCCACCCCAACCTTGCCTGCCGGCACCGACGGCAAGCGCCCGTACTTCACGAAGGAAGCCGAGGCCCAGGTCGCAAAACTCGAAGCCAACGTGCGCGAGTTCGGCATCGACCTGATGGGCTGGGATAGCCCGCACCGCGGCGTCGTGCATGTCGCGGGCCCGGAAGTGGGTGCCACCCATCCGGGCATGACCATCGTATGCGGTGACAGCCACACGGCTACCCACGGTGCGTTCGGTTCGCTGGCCTTCGGCATCGGCACCACGGAAGTCGGCCATGTGCTGGCCACGCAGTGTCTGCTCCAGCGCAAACCCAAGTCGTTCGCCATCCATGTGGATGGCCAGTTGCAGCAGGGCGTCACTGCAAAGGACCTGATCCTGCACATCATCGGGAAGATCGGCATCGGCGGCGGTACCGGCTACGTGCTGGAGTACACCGGCGAAGCGATCCGCGCCATGTCGATGGAAGAGCGGATGACCGTCTGCAACATGTCGATCGAAGCCGGTGCCCGTGCGGGCCTGGTTGCGCCGGACGATACGACGTTTGCCTGGCTGAAGGGCCGCGAACGTGCACCGCAGGGTGCGGCGTGGGACGAGGCCGTCGCCCGCTGGCGCGCGCTCGCCACCGACGACGGTGCCACGTATGACCGTGAAGTGCGCATCGATGCATCGGCTATCCAGCCCTCGGTCACGTATGGCACTCACCCGGGCATGGTCATGCCCATCCACGCGCAGGTGCCCGCTGCGGCGGATGCGCTGGAACAGCGCGCACTGGATTACATGAAGGTCACCGCCGGCAAGCCGATCACGGGCGAGGCCGTCGATGTCGTCTTCATCGGCAGCTGTACCAACGGGCGCCTGTCCGACCTGCGTGCCGCCGCGGAGATCCTGCGTGGCCGCCGCGTGGCCGAGGGCGTGCGCATGCTGGTGGTGCCGGGCTCCGAACAGGTGCGCCGCGATGCCGAAAGTGAAGGCCTGCACCACGTGTTCCTCGAAGCCGGCGCGGAATGGCGCCAGCCGGGCTGCTCCATGTGCATCGCCATGAACGGCGACATGGCCCAGCCAGGCCAGCTCGTCGTCGCCACCAGTAACCGCAACTTCGAGGGCCGCCAGGGCAAGGGCGCACGCACCGTGCTGGCCAGCCCGCTGGTCGCCGCGGCCTCGGCCGTGGCCGGCCACGTCGCCGATCCGCGCGAGTACATGAACCAGGAAGCCGCCGCATGAGCACCACCACCCGCCCGCTCACCTACGTGCACTCGCGCACGGCCGTGCTGCGCGATGAAAACATCGATACCGACCGCATCATCCCGGCGCGCTTTCTCACCACCACCGAGCGCACCGGCCTGGGCAAGCATTGCTTCGAGGATTGGCGTTACGCCGCCGACGGCAGCGACAACCCCGCGTTCGCATTGAACCAGCCGGCCGCCCGCGGCTGCTCCATCCTGGTGGCCGGCCACAACTTCGGCTGCGGCTCCTCGCGCGAACACGCCCCGTGGGCGCTGCTGGATTACGGCATCCAGGCGGTGATCTCCAGCGAGATCGCGGACATCTTCCGCGGCAATTCGCTGAAGAACGGCCTGCTCGCCATCGTCCTTTCCGGTGCCGAGCACCGTTGGCTGTTGGATAACCCCGGCGTCGAACTGCGCATCGATATCGCCAGCGGGACCATCCGCCTTCCCGACGGCGGAAACATCCATTTCGATCTTGAACCGTTCGCCCGCCACTGCCTGCTCAACGGCGTGGACCAGATGGGCTTCCTGCTGCAGCAGGACGACGCCATCGGCGCCTATGAACAACGCATGGAGAAAGCAGCATGAAGAAGGCCAACATCGTCGTATTGCCGGGTGACGGCATCGGTCCGGAGGTCGCCGCGGCCGGCGTCGCCGTACTGCGTGCGGTCGCCGAGCGTTTCGGCCACGCGTTCTCCTTTACCGAGCATGCGATCGGTGGGGACGCCATCGATCGCTTTGGCGACCCGTTGCCGCAGGAAACGCGTGATGCGCTGCTGGCGTGTGATGCCATCCTGCTCGGCGCGGTGGGCGGCCCCAAATGGTCTGATCCCTCGGCCAAGGTACGCCCCGAGCAGGGCCTGCTCGCCATGCGCAAGATGCTCGGCGTCTTCGCCAACGTGCGCCCGCTGAAACTGCACCCACGCACCGCCGCGCTGTCGCCGCTGAAGCCGGAGCGCACCGCGGGCGTGGATCTGGTCTTCATCCGCGAACTCACCGGCGGTATCTACTTCGGCGCCAAGACGCGCAGCGACACCGATGCAACGGACGAATGCCGCTACAGCGTCGAGGAAGTGGAGCGCGTCGTGCGCCATGCCTTCGAACTGGCCCGCAACCGCCGCAAGAAAGTTACCTCGGTGGACAAGGCCAACGTGCTGGAAACCTCGCGCCTGTGGCGTTCGGTCGCCACGCGTGTCGCGACCGAGTTCCCGGATGTGGCGCTGGAACATCAGCTGGTCGATTCGATGGCCATGCACCTGCTCACCCATCCCGCCGACTACGACGTGATCGTCACCGAGAACATGTTCGGCGACATCCTGACCGATGAAGCCTCGGTGCTGGCTGGCTCGCTGGGGCTGTCGCCCTCCGCATCGATCGGCGGCCCCGGGGCGGGCATCTATGAGCCCATCCATGGCTCGGCACCGGATATCGCCGGTCAGGCAGCGGCGAATCCTCTGGGCACGATCCTCTCCGCGGCGATGCTGCTGCGCCATTCGCTCGGCCTGGCCGACGAAGCCGCAGCGGTCGAAGACGCCGTGGACCACGTTCTGGAACACGCCAACCTCACTCGCGACCTGGGCGGTACGGCCACGACGCACGCCGTGACCCGTTCCGTCCTGGACGCCATCCAAGCCAAGGCGGAGGCCGCATGAGCACCCGGAAGATCCCCATCCGCACGCTGCGCAGCGATGCGATCAAGACCGGACCGGATCGCGCGCCGGCCCGCGCCATGTTGCGCGCCACGGGCCTGGACGATGATGCGATCGCCAGGCCGATGGTCGCCATCGTGCACAGCTGGTCCAACGTCTCGCCGTGCAACCTCAACCTGCGCGAGCTCGCCGAAGCCGCCGCCGAAGGCGTGCGTGCAGCGGGCGGCACGCCAGTGGAGTTCAACACCATCGCCGTCACCGATGGCATCGCCATGGGCACGACCGGCATGCGTTCGTCGCTGGTCAGCCGCGAAGTGATCACCGATTCAATCGAGCTGGCCGTGGATGGCCACTGCCTGGATGCGATGGTGGTGCTGTGTGGTTGCGACAAGACCATCCCGGCCGCCGCCATGGCGCTGGCCCGCCTGAACATCCCGGGCGTGGCGCTGTACGGTGGCAGCATCGACCACGGCAAGCGCAACGGTTGCTCGATCACCGTGCAGAACGTCTTCGAAGCGGTGGGCGCACATGGCGCGGGCAAGATCACCGACGAGGAACTGGACGACGTGGAGCGCCACGCCTGCCCCGGCGCCGGTGCATGCGGCGGTCAGTACACCGCGAACACCATGGCGATGGTGCTGACCATGCTGGGGCTGACCCCGGTCGGCCTGAACGACATCCCCGCGACCGACCCGGCCAAGCGCGCGGCGGCGTTCCGTTGCGGCGAACTGGCCATGGCCTGCCTGGAAGCCGACCGCAAGCCGCGTGACGTGATGACCCGCGATGCGTTCGATAACGCCGCGCGCGTGGTCGCCGCCACCGCGGGCTCCACGAACGCCGTGCTGCATCTGCTGGCAATGGCCAACGAAGCCCGCGTGCCGCTGTCGATCGAGGACTTCGAGCCCGCCTCGAAGAACACGCCCGTCATCGCTGACCTGATGCCGGGTGGCCGCTACAGCGCGGTCGAGATGTCGGCCGCCGGTGGTGTCGCCATCGTGGCGCGGGAGCTGCGCAAGGCAGGCATGCTGAAGAACACGGCCACCGTTACCGGCCACACGATGTTCGAAGAACTCGACGCCGCACCGCCCGCGACGGAAGGCCAGGTGGTCGTTCGCAGCGTCGCCGATGCGTTCAAGCCGCGTGGTGGTTACAGCATCCTGTACGGCAACCTGTCGCCCGAGGGCTGCATCCTTAAGCTGGCCGGCCACGGCCGCACGAGCCATGCGGGGCCGGCGCGCGTGTTCGAGAGCGAAGAAGAAGCCTTCGCCGCCGTGCAGGCAGGGCGCATCCGCGCGGGTGACGTCATGGTCATCCGTAATGAAGGCCCCGCGGGCGGCCCCGGCATGCGCGAGATGCTGGCCGTCACCGCGGCGCTGGTCGGCCGTGGGTTGGGCAACGACGTGGCCCTGATCACCGATGGCCGCTTCAGTGGCGCGACGCATGGCTTCATGGTGGGCCACATCGCACCGGAAGCCGCGCGTGGTGGCCCGATCGGCCTGATCCGCGAAGGCGACGCCATCTTCATCGATGCCACTACCCGCGAACTACGCACCGATGCGGACCTCGCCTCGCGCCGCGCTGCCTGGCGCCCCACGCCACCGAAGGTGATGCGTGGCGTGCTTGCCAAGTACGCGCGCCTGGTGGGATCCGCTGCTGAGGGTGCAGTCACACAGGCCTTTGACGATGCGCCGGCGACGAGCCAGCGGGTGCGCCGCGAAATCGAGGATGAGGACCTCACGCAGGAACTGATCGGCAACTGAGTTCGTTTTGTGGGGCGTGCTTGCGCGCGCACCGGGCCCTGAATCCCTGGTCACGCGCAAGCACGTTCCCACATCTTCCTGATACCGCTTTTGTAGGAGCTCACCTTGTGGGCGACATCTTTCGCGATATCGCAGCAGGACCTGCGCCTCCCCGGCGAACGGCGTCGCGCACAGGGTGCGCTCCTACACCTACCTATTTACCCGAGGAACTGACATGACCGAGAAGCAAGCTACTACCGCACCGCTGCAGAACGCCCGTATCGCCGTGCTCGGCTACGGTAGCCAGGGCCGTGCGCACGCGCTGAACCTGAAGGACTCCGGCCTCGACGTGGTCGTGGGCCTGCGCCCGGGTGGCCCCTCGTGGAACCGCGCCTACGTGGATGGCTTCGCGGTCGCTGAACCGGGTGATGCGGTGCGTGGCGCCGACCTGGTCGCCGTGCTCACGCCGGACATGACCCAGCCGGCCATCTACAAGGAATCGATCGAACCGAACATCAAGCCCGGCGCCACACTGCTGTTCGCCCACGGCTTCAACGTGCACTTCGGCCAGATCGCCCCGCGTGCGGATATTGACGTGGTGCTGGTCGCACCGAAGGGCCCGGGCGCGTTGGTGCGCCGCGAGTATGAGATCGGCCGCGGCGTGCCTTGCCTGTATGCCGTGCACCAGGATGCCACCGGCCACGCGACCGAGCGCGCCACGGCGTACGCAGCCGGCATCGGTGGCGCCCGCGCCATGCTGATCGAAACCGACTTCAAGGAAGAAACCGAGACCGATCTGTTCGGCGAACAGGCCGTGCTGTGTGGTGGCGCCTCGGAGCTCGTGATCAAGGGCTTCGAGACCCTGGTCGAAGCGGGTTACCGCCCGGAGATCGCTTACTACGAAGTGATGCACGAGCTGAAGCTGATCGTGGATCTGTTCTACGAAGGTGGCATCGCCCGCATGCTCGAGTTCATCTCCGAGACGGCGCAGTACGGCGATTACACCCGTGGCCCGCGTGTGGTGGATGAAGGAACCAAGGAGCGCATGAAGGCCGTGCTGAAGGATATCCAGGACGGCACCTTCGCGCGCGAGTGGACGGCCGAGTACAAGGCCGGCCTGCCGAACTACAAGGCGTTCAAGCAGCGCGACCTGGAGCACCCGATCGAGAAGGTCGGCGCGCAGCTTCGTGCCCGCATGCCCTGGCTCGCGGCCAACCAGCCCAAGCCCGCCGAGGAAGCCGCAAAGAGCGCCTAAGCCCGCCAACGGCAGGAGCGCACCCTGTGCGCGACCTCTTACGCGACATCTCCATGCCTGGAGCCGTCTCGCGAAATGATGTCGCCCACAGGGTGGGCTCCTACACCACAGGAACAAAGGAAACCCACGTGAACGCGCAACTGGATACCGTCGGCGACATTAGCCGAACCACCTCGAAGCACCCCCTGGCCGGGCGCGCCATGACCGGCGCCGATATCGTCGTGCAGGTACTTGCCGACGAAGGCCTCGATGTCCTTTTTGGTTATTCCGGTGGCGCCATCCTTCCGGTGTACGACGCGGTATTCCGTTTCAACGCCGACCACGTGCGGGACGATGGCAGCGAGCCGCTGCCCCTGATCGTTCCCGCCAATGAACAAGGCGCGTGCTTCATGGCCGCCGGGTACGCTCGCGCCTCCGGCCGTGTTGGCGTGGCCCTGGTCACTTCGGGCCCCGGTGCCACCAACGCCGTCACGCCGGTGCGCGATTCCATGGCGGACTCCATCCCGCTGGTCGTCATCTCGGGTCAGGTGCCCACGGGCGCGATTGGCACGGACGCGTTCCAGGAAGCACCGATCAGCCAGATCATGGGTTCGTGCGCGAAACACGTGTTCCTGGTTACCGACGCCTCGACGCTGGAGGCCACGCTGCGCACCGCCTTCCACATTGCGCGCAGCGGCCGGCCCGGCCCGGTGGTCATCGATATCCCAAAGGATGTGCAGAACGCGCCGCTCACGTTCGAAGGCAGCCGCGAGTTGCCCGTGCGTGGCTACCGCTCGCGCCTGCATGCCGTGGAGTCGGCGACGCTGACCGATGCACACTGCGCCGAGTTCTTTGCCCAACTCGCACAAGCCGAACGCCCCCTGATCTACGCCGGTGGCGGCATCGTCGCCGCAGGCGCAGCAGGCCCGCTGCGCGAGTTCGCGCATGCCTTCGGCATCCCCGTGGTAACCACGCTGATGGGTATCGGCGGCTTTGATACCACCGACCCACTCGCGTTGCATATGCTCGGCATGCACGGTGCCGCGTATGCGAATTACGCGATGGACGATTGTGATTTCGTGTTTGCCCTCGGTGCGCGTTTCGACGATCGCGTCGTGGGCGTGCCCGCCAAATTCGCACCCAAGGCCAGGGCCATCGCCCAGGTCGACATCGATCCCGCCGAGATCGGCAAGGTCAAGGCGGTGGACTGGCACCACGTTGGCTCGCTGGATACGACACTGGACCGCCTGCTCGCCTACGGTGCGCGCAAGGGCTTCCGCAAGGATCTCTCGGCGTGGCACGCGCATGTCGCCGGACTGAAGCGCACGCACGCCATGAACTTCTGCCGCGATAGCGGTGCCATCCAGCCCTGCGCCGTCATCGAGGCGATCAATCGCATCACCAACGGCCACGCGATCATCAGCACGGGCGTCGGCCAGCATCAGATGTGGGCGGCACAGTATTTCGATTTTCGCGAGCCACGCCATTGGCTCACCTCCGGCTCCATGGGCACCATGGGCTTCGGCTTGCCGGCAGCGATCGGTGCGCAGCTCGCCCGCCCTGACCTCACCGTGATCGACATCGATGGCGACGCCAGCATCCGCATGAACATCGGCGAGCTGGAGACCGTCACGACCTATGGCCTGCCCGTGAAGGTCGTGGTCCTGAACAACAGCGGTGACGGCATGGTCCGCCAGTGGCAGAAGCTGTTCTTCAAAGGCCGGTTCGCCGCATCCGACAAGAGCTTGCACAAGAAGGATTTCGTTCGCGCGGCCCAGGCGGATGGATTCGAGTGGGCGCAGCGCCTCGAGAACCCCGCCGACATTCCGGCCGTGATCGAGGATTTCCTCGCGTTCAAGGGCCCAGCGTTCCTTGAGGTGGTGATCGACCCGGATGCCGGCGTGTACCCCATGGTCGGGCCCGGTGCCACGTATGCCGAAATGATCACGGGCGACTGGATCGCCAGCCGCAGCGCACCCATCGCGCCCACCGGCCAGCCGACGGGGATGTTCTGATCATGCGCCACACGGTTTCCATCCTGCTGCAAAACGAGGCCGGTGCACTGGCCCGCGTGGCGGGCCTGTTCGCCTCGCGCGGATACAACATCGAATCGCTGACCGTGGCCGCCACGCATGACGAGGATGTCTCGCGCCTCACCCTCGTGGTGTTCGGCGATGACGCCACGGTGGAGCAGATCATCAAGCAATCCGCCAAGCTGGTGGATGTGATCGAGATCGGTGAACTCACCCGCAAGGAACACGTGGAGCGCGAGCTCGTGGTGGCTCGTGTTGAAGCGCCGGGTGATGCGGTCGACACATGCCTTGGCCGTTTCGGCGGGCGCCTGCTCCAGCGCGAAGGCGCCCAGTCCGTCGTGGAATACACCGGCCGCGCCGACGAAGTGGATGCGTTCCTCGATGCGCTACACGCGGCGGGCGACGTAGCCGATCATGCGCGTAGCGGCATCGCCGCCATAGAACGCCCCCTGGTTACCGCGTAACCACGCTGCCCTTGTGTGGCAGCGCGCTTGCGCGCGATGGGATCTTGCAGCACACCCGATCGCGCGCAAGCGCGCCCCTACACAGAGTCTGGTGTCACGCGGCATAGACCGCGCGGCGTTACCAGACCTTGTAAACCTGCCCCGTTTGCAGTCCTTCGACCGATCGTGAGAACGCCAGCGCCGCGCGCGCCGCCGTCACCGGCTCGAACCCGCGGAAGTACGGCCCATACGCGTGCATGGCTTCGGTCAGCACGTTGGGACTCACCACGTTGATGCGCAGCCCACGCGGCAATTCGATCGCAGCCGCGCGCACGTAGGCCTCGACGGCTCCGTTGGCCATGCTGGCGCAGGCGCCGGAGAGGATCGGCTGCTCCGTGAGGATGCCGGTGATCAGCGTGAATGACCCGCGGTCGCGCAGCGTGTGCATGCCGACCTGTACCAGGCGCACCTGCCCGAGCAGTTTATCGTTCAGACCTTCGAGGTACTTCGCCTCGGTCAGCTCGCCCAGCGGCGCGAACGGCACCTTGCCAGCCGCGCAGACCACGGCGTCCAGGTCACCCACCGCGTCGTACATGGCACTGACACTCGCCGCATCGCGCAGATCGACCTTCACATCACCACCGCTCCTGCCGGCGCGGATGATCTCGTGGCGCTGCCCTAGCTCGGCCACGACCGCTTTACCGAGCGTGCCGCTGGCGCCAACGACAAGAACCTTCATATCCGTGTCTCCCTAATGACTACCAACGGTGGAGGGTACGCCCAGGCGCATGAACTTGCGCGCGACGACAGGGTTGCAAAGTCGATCGATGCTTCATGGGGCGTATCCGAAGACTTCACTCCCGCGCGCCTAGCTTGGCATCGAACGCAGCCGAGTGGAGCACGCCACATGCCCTACACCCCCACCAACCCCCAACCGCCGTTCGCGGAACCCGGCAAGAATCGCCCGGAAGATGAGATCCGCCAGCCCGGCAGCTACCGCCCTGAGCGCGATGCCGACCCGGAGCCTCCGGAAGACGACGATCCCATCGAGCCATTGGAACCGAAATAAGCACCCAGGGGGCGTCGATAGGCGCCCCTTATCATCTCGGATGCGCTCAGGAACCAGGTGCCCGCGTGTCTCTCCGATGCTTCCACGCGTGTTGCAACAGATGCATAGGGCTGAACGCGAACGTGAGCCGATGATCGCCCGATGGCACGCACACCGCGCGGAACATGCCGTTGGCGCGGTGGATGGGTAAGGGCGCACCGTCGAGCGCCGCGACCCAACCGGGGTGGTCCACGTCGCCCGCGACGAGCCATCCGCCTTGCGCAGAGTGGACCGCCACGTCCACGCGAGAGTACGTCGCACCGGTCACCTCCGCGTCCAGACGCCCACCGCAGGTGTCCGCGCCTGCACGGGCCACGGCGCGATCCTCGTCGTCGCGAGGCGTGAGCCAGACCGATTGCGCGAAATCCGTCTGGTTGAATGCCTCGATGGCGGGTGATTCCCCGACCTTCATCCAATGCACCTCCGCGGGCTGCAGGAAGCGCGCATAAG
Above is a genomic segment from Luteibacter aegosomatissinici containing:
- a CDS encoding short chain dehydrogenase, which codes for MKVLVVGASGTLGKAVVAELGQRHEIIRAGRSGGDVKVDLRDAASVSAMYDAVGDLDAVVCAAGKVPFAPLGELTEAKYLEGLNDKLLGQVRLVQVGMHTLRDRGSFTLITGILTEQPILSGACASMANGAVEAYVRAAAIELPRGLRINVVSPNVLTEAMHAYGPYFRGFEPVTAARAALAFSRSVEGLQTGQVYKVW
- the ilvN gene encoding acetolactate synthase small subunit, whose translation is MRHTVSILLQNEAGALARVAGLFASRGYNIESLTVAATHDEDVSRLTLVVFGDDATVEQIIKQSAKLVDVIEIGELTRKEHVERELVVARVEAPGDAVDTCLGRFGGRLLQREGAQSVVEYTGRADEVDAFLDALHAAGDVADHARSGIAAIERPLVTA